The Pseudomonas fluorescens nucleotide sequence CACTGCGCCGTTACCGGCGCAGCGTAGCTGCCAGTACTTGTCGCAGGCGCTGAACTGCACTTGCACGCCGGCCTGGGCTGCCTGTTCGCGCAGGGTTTGCAGGGCCCGATCAAGCACTTGCCAGAGACGTTCGCGCAAGGCTGAGGTCAGCTGCCAACGCAGGTAGATAACGCCATGCTGGCATACCGGCGGCAGCAGGGGCGACAGGGTCAGGCCTTGGGGAACGGCGGTTGGTGCAACGGCTTGAAGCTCGACGTTCAGCAGTGGATTCGCGGCGGGCAGCCGCCAAGGTTCACCGGGCGTTTGTGTCTGGCCATCGAGCATTCTCGCGAGTAGCAGCCCGAGCGCTGTGAGCCCTTGCTTGTCCAGTGCCGCGAAGGGTTGCCCGGCGCTGTCCCGGCGTGCCAGTTCCAGTGCGCTGGCGCGTTGTTCGCGGCATTGCTGCAAGCGAGCGTATTGCTGATTGATGCGGCTCACGTCAGCCGCTCGGAAGAACGCCAGCCAGTCGCTCAGCAATGCCTGGACCTGCTCGGCCTGAGCCGCATCCTTGAGTGTCAGGCCCGCATGCAGCAGGGTCTGGCCGGCAAAGCTGTAGAGCGATGAAAACTCCAATTGCGCTAGCCAATTGCGCTCACGCAAGGTTGCCGGCAACCCGCCAGGGCGAGCGTCGCTCAGCCAGGTCGCGAGAAAGTCGATGGCCTGCTCAACGCCTGGGGGCAGTTGGTCACATGGGTACAGCACATCCAGTTGCCGCTCGCTGCACATCAGCAAAGGCGCCCGGCTGTGGAAGCTCGGTGGCAGCGACTGCTGCACTTTTGTCCCGCTATTGAACACTTGGCCGAATCGACACGCCAGCGCCTGCAGTTCGTCGAGGCTTTGCGGCCCGCTCAGGCTCAAGGTGATCTGCCCGGCCTGATAGAAGCGCTGATGAAAATCCCTTAATGCCGCCTGGAACGCCGGGCTTTGAACCTGCAGGCTGTAACGGTTGCCAGCCTGAAAAGCGCTCAACGGATGTTCGCTGCCAGCAGCCTGAAGCAAGGCAAACTGCCGCTGCGCTTGTGGATTGCGTGACCAGGCAATGAACTCGGCATGGATCACTTCCCGCTCGCGCACTTGCCGTTCAAGGTCGAACTGCGGGTGCGCAAGCATCTGGCAAAGACGCTCCAGGCTACCGGCAAAGGCCGCTGGCGGCACTTCGAAGAAGAACTCGGTATTGCGTTCACGGGTACTGGCATTCACCTGGCCGCCGTAGTGCTGCACGTAGCGCATCAGGCCGTCTTCCAGCGCGAAACGTTGATTGCCAAGAAAGAACAGATGTTCGAGAAAGTGCGCCAACCCCGGCCACGCCCGTGGCGCGTCATGGCTGCCGGCCTGTACCCGCACTGCCGCTGCGCAGCGTTTTAGCTGCGGCGCATGGCGCAGGGTCACCTGCAGGCCATTGGCGAGGGTCAGGATGTGAAGGGCGCTGGGCATGACGGCTCCGGATACAGGCGAACCGTCATGCTAGCGGATTATTGCCGCGGCGTGCTGTAGAGCTCGGGGCGCAGGTCGTGCAGGTAAGGGTTGTTGGCCCGCCCTTGCTGCACCCGCTGCAGGTCCAGGTCGGCGCTCAGCAGCGCCGTGTCACGACCGGCCATGGCCAGGATGCTGCCGTCCGGGCCGACGATACTGCTTTGCCCGCAGTAGTGGATTTCGTCTTCGCTGCCGCAGTAGTTGGCGTACGCCAGGTAGCACTGGTTCTCGTAGGCGCGGGCGCGCACGGTGACCTGGGCAATGAAGTCGAAGGGCACCATGTTCGCCGTCGGCACCAGGATCAGCTCGGCACCGGCCAGGGCCAGGCGCCGGGCGTTTTCCGGGAACTCGATGTCGTAGCAGATCAGAAATCCAAGGCGCCAGCCGTTGAGCTCGACCACCGGGAAGTGATCCGGCCCCGGGCTGAACATCGCCCGGTCCAGGCCACCGAACAGGTGGGTCTTGCGGTAGTTGCACAGGCTGCTGCCATGGGCGTCGATCAACTGCACGCTGTTGAAGATCTGACCGTCGTCCGCCAGCTCCGGGTAGCCGTAGGCAATGGCGATGCGATTGCTTTGGGCGATCTCCACCACGGCCATGGCCGACGGGCCGTCTTCGGCTTCGGCCAGGCGTGCGACGGCTTCGCTGCCGATGTTGTAACCGCTCAGGAACATCTCCGGGCACACCAGCAGCTCGGCACCGCGGGCAGCGGCCAGTTGCGCCTGCTGGTGCAGGCGCTCGAGGTTGCCGGGGATGTCCAGCGGTTGCGGTTCGCCTTGGAACAGGGCGATGCGCATGGCAATTCTCCCGTCAGTCGGCCAGGGCGATGGGGCCGATCTCATTGAATACATCGCCCGGGCCTGGGTTGTCCGGGTGGGTCTGCCCACCGAAGTGATTCATGATACCCCACACCGCATTGAGCGAAGTCTGCACCGCGCCTTCGACCCAGGCCGGGGTCCACGACACATCGTCACCGGCGATGAAGATGCCGCGTTGCTCGGCTGGCAGGTCCTGCTGCATGAAGTGCGCGTACATGCGCTGGTTGTAGCGGTAATGGCCAGGCAGGGCGCCCTTGAAGGCACCGAGGAAGTGCGGATCGGCCTCCCACGACACGGTAATCGGGTCGCCGATGATGTGCCCGGCGATATCGACTTTCGGGTAGATCTTCTTCAGAGCATCGAGGGCCAGCTTGACGCGCTTTTCCACCGGGTGCGGGAGCATTTTCAGCGCATCGCTCATCCACGAGTAAGACAGGCAGATCACCCCCGGCTTGTCGTCGCCGTTGTCGAACAGGTAGGTGCCGCGGGTCAGGCGGTCGGTCAGGGTCATGCTCATCAGGTCGCGACCGGTTTGCGGGTCCTTGTCCTTCCAGAACGGCCGATCGACCATGACGAAGGTCTTCGACGACTGCATGTAACGGGTACGGTCCAGGGCCATCCACATCTTCTGCGAGAACAGCGATTCCTCGCACTCGATCTGGGTGGTCAGCAGCCAGCTTTGGCAGGTGGTCAGCACGGCGGCGTAGTGGCGGGTGTCGCCCCAGTTGTCGGTCACCGCCAGGCGCCCGTCGCTATCGCGGGCAATGCTTTTCACCCCGGGGCGAGGCGCGCCGCGGTGCAACGCGCTCAGGCTGGTGCCGGCCGGCCAGTGTGCGCAGCGCTCCGGGACATGACGCCAGATGCCCAGCGGTACCTGCTCGACGCCGCCGACCACCAGGTGCTGGTGATCGTCGCAGTTGGTCATTACCACGCGGAAGATTTCCAGCATCGAGTTGGGGAAGTCCGAGTCCCAGCCACCGGTGCCGAAACCGACCTGGCCGAATACTTCGCGGTGCAGGAAGCTGAGCTTGGCAAAAGCTTTGGAAGTGGCGACGAAGTCATAGAAGGTGCGGTCGTCCCACAACGGTACCAGGGTGTTCCACAGCTCTTTGAGGCGCGGCACATCGCGGTCGCGGATAGCCTGCTGGATATCGCCGAAGCGGGCGCCGTCTTCGAGAGCATCGGCCCAGGCATCGGCCACTTCCTGGAACAGCTTGGGCAAGTCGGAGAGTTTTTCCGCGTAGTGGGTCTGGCCTTCCAGGTCGATTACCGTGCTGCCCGAGGCGGGGGTCAGCGGGTTGGGGAAGGGCTTGGTTTCAAGGCCGAGCTTGTCCACATAGTGGTAGAACGCCGTCGACGACACCGGAAAGCGCATGCCACCCAGTTCGGCGATGATCCCATCGGTGCCTTCGAAGGCTTGCGAGCGTAGGCGCCCGCCCATTTTCGAGGCTTCGTACACCACAGGCTTGAGGCCCAGCTTCATCAACTCGTAGGCGGCCACCAGCCCAGCGATACCGGCGCCGACAATCGCCACTTCTTCGCCATGGCGTTCAGCCGGAATACTGCCCAGACCAGCCGGGTGCTCGATCCAGTCGTCAAAGGCAAAGGGGAAATCCGGGCCGAAAATGGTGATGGGTTTCTTGCCGTCGGCGGGGTGGCGATTGTTCTTGTTCATAAGTGACCTTGCCAGGCGCTGCGCGGGGTGCGGAGCTTGAGTATAGAAAAACACTGGCGGTCATTTTAGGGGGTGGGGGTTACGTAATTAAGATGCAGAGTGTCGTCGTTATGATTAGAAATAGGTCATTTTGACGCTAGTAATTAGCGAATTGACGAATCACGTCAAAGCGGCCAGGTGTTCGACCGTCTCAGGGAATTTTTCTACCAGGCGGATCAGCGTCATTGCCTGGGCATTGGGGCGGGCCCTGCCTTGTTCCCAGTTTTCCAGGGTGCGGGCATTGGTGCGCAGATACATGGCGAACACCGCGCGCGACATGTTCAGGCGTTCGCGAATAGCCACCAGCTCTTCGGCCGACACCTCCATCAGCTCGGCGAGTTGTACTTTGTGCGAGCGCAGGGTCAGCTTGCTTTGACGCTCCTGGGCAAGGGCATCGAAGCCTTCGTTCAGTTCGGAAAAAATATCGCGTTTCATTTTATGTCCTCGCTTCGATTTCCAGATCGAGCATCTGTTTGAGCGACTGGCGTTGCACAGGGCTCAGATCGTCCTGCTGATCCTTGCCATACAAGGTGAGCAGCCAGAACTGCTGGCCATTGTTCCACCAGTAGTAGATGACTCGAATACCGCCACGTTTGCCCTTGTGCCGCAGACCATCGGCGAAGCGGATCTTGCGCAGGCCACCGGTCCCCTGGATGACTGAGCCAGCCTGGGGGTTGAGCAGCAATATCAACTGCAAACTCCTTAGTGCCTCGTCATCCAGTTATTCACGGCGATAGCGCGCAAAGGCCGGCAGTTCGACGAAAAGTGCTTCCATGCTCTGTACGTTATCTGCGTATAGTTTGTGGTCATCAGGCTTTGCCGTCAAGCGACGGGCCTGTAACCAGCCTATACGTGCAGCCGTGAGGCCGCCGGGGGGATGATTGCCTGGCGTGTCAAACCGGCTGCCCGCGATCCACCTTGCTGCTGAGAATGATCGAGGTGGTGGTTTTCTCCACGCCTTCAACGCTGCCGATCTGATCGAGCAACTGGTCCAGTTGCTCGGGCGAATCACTGCGCAGCCAAGCGACGTAATCGAATTCGCCGCTGACCGCGCACAATTGCTGGACCTGGCCCATGGCGCTCAGGCGCCGTACCACGTCCTTGCCCGAACGCGGCTGCACCTTGATGCCGACATAAGCCTGCAGGCCGCCATCGATCAAGCGCTGGCCCAGGCGCACGCCATAGCCGCTGATGACCTTGGTCTTCTCCAGGCGGGCCAGGCGCGAGGTTACCGTGGTGCGCGCGATACCCAGTTGCCGGGCAAGCGTGGCGACGCTTTCACGGGCGTTGATCTGCAGCAGCGAGATCAACTGGCGATCGATTTCGTCGAGGGCAACGGGGCGGCTGTCGGACATGGGCACTCTCTGGCAAGAGCCGCATTTCACGGCTCATGGAATAAGCGCGATAGCCTATCCATTGCCCTGACCCTTGGGCAAGACGTCTGTGCTCAGCGCGGCTTGAAGCAGTGCTCGGCTTGGGGGAAGCTGCCGTCACGCACCTCTCGAGCATAGGCGGCCAGGGCGTGGGCGATCTGCGGCTGAAGGTCGGCAAAGCGTTTGACGAAGCGCGGCTGATATTCGCCGAACAAACCAAGCAGGTCCTCGGTGACCAGTACCTGACCATCACAGGCTGGCGAAGCACCGATACCGATGGTGGGGATTGCCAACTCTTCGCTCAAGCGCCGCGCCAGGGGTTCGGCGATGCCTTCGAGCACGACCGAAAAGGCGCCGGCGGCCTGCATGGCCAGGGCATCCCGGCGCACTTTGGCGGCACTTTGATCGTCGCGGCCCTGGGCTTTGAAACCGCCCAGGCAATTGACCTGCTGCGGCATCAGCCCGACATGGGCCATGACCGGAATCCCACGGCGAGTGAGGAATTCCACGGTCTCGGCCATCTCTTCACCGCCTTCAAGCTTGACGCCTTGGGCAGCGGTTTCGCGCAGCAGTCGGGCGGCACTGAGGAATGCCTGTTCAGGTGAAGCTTGATAACTGCCAAATGGCAGGTCGATGACCACGCAGGCGCGTTCGGACCCACGCATTACCGCCTGGCCGTGGGCAATCATCATCTCCAGGGTAACGCCGAGGGTGCTGGGCATACCGTAGAGGACCATGCCCAGCGAGTCGCCGACGATGATCACATCGGCCTCGGCATCGACCCAGCGCGCCATTGGCATGCTGTAGGCGGTCAGCACGACCAGGTTGCCAGCGCCTTTGCGCTGCTGGATGGCGGGCACGCTCAAGCGGTTTACACGTACATGGCTGCTCATCGGTGTCTCCTTGGGTTGTTCAACGAAGCCGGGCGCAGGCTACCATCGGCCTTTGTCGGCTCACTTGAGCAAAGGAGACAGGTAATGCCGCCAACGAGACAAACCAGTGAAGTGCCGCCGCTGCCGGACTTTCAGCAACTGCCAGACCCTGTCTATCGGCGCATGTTTGCCATTCCGGCGGGCCATCGGGTGCAGATGCACAGCCATCCCTGGGTGCAGTTCACCTATGCCAGTGCCGGGATCATGCAGGTGCTGACCGAACAACACAGCTACCTGTTGCCGCCGCAATGTGCGTTATGGATACCGGCAGGCATCGAGCACACCGCCTATAGCGACCAGGCCATCGAGTTTCGCGGGCTGTACCTGGACGACTCGCTGCTCAATGGTTATCAGCGTCCTTGTGGTGTGCTGCAAGTCACGCCGTTGGTACGCGAACTGATCGACAAGGCCAGTCGTTTTGCCCCGGAGTATCCTGCACAAGGGGCACAGGCGCGGCTCTTACAAGTGTTGGTCGATGAGTTGCGCGAGCTGCCCGAAGCGCCATTCGGCCTGCCGCTGCCCAGCGACCCGCGCTTGCGGCGAATCACTGAAGCCTTGCAAGCCAATCCTGCGGACAACCGCAGTGTTGAAGATTGGGCTCGGCTTGTAGGGGCTTCACGGCGCACCTTGGTGCGGCTGTTTCAGGCACAGACGCAGCTATCGTTCCGCGAATGGCGTCAGCGCCTGCGCTTGCTCGCGGCATTACCGATGTTGGCCCAGGGTATGAGCGTGACGACCCTCTCCAATGAGTTGGGCTATGACTCGGTGTCGGCGTTCATTGCACTGTTTCAACGCCATTACGGGGTAACACCCGGTATATACGGTGCGCGGCTTTGCGCACCGAATCAGCTGCCTTGGGATAATCAGCCGCGAACCATGGCAGTTACTTCCTCCAGCGACTTGTAGGCGATGAGGTTGCGCGGAATGCGCGACGTGGCAGAGAGGTTATAGACAGCAAAGTCCTTGCTTATCACCGAGTCGGCGACCAGTTGGAAAGACGGCAGGATACGTGATTCAAAATGCTGATCCAGGCCACAAGGGGAAGCTGTCGTGCCGGGGCTTTCGTAGAATCGGCCTAGGTTCTGGTCGAGATCGACGCCGACCAGGAACACCCTGTTGAAACCAGCATGATAGGCAATCTGCAAGGCCAGGTACGCCACCGTGCGGGCATCAAAAAAACCATGCTGCAGATTCTTGCTGAACCCCAGGGATTTCCTGCGACAGCCGAGAAAGGAGCGATTGCGCACCAGGTCCTGGTTATTGCGCGAAAGAAAATCGGTCAACTTTGGCTTGGGAGCTTTCTTTAGAAAGTACAGCTCGGCTTCGGTGGCAACGTGCGCTCCGGCAAAGTGATCTTGCCAGAGTGCGACCCGCTCGCTGCGCAGCATTGCCTGGGCAAATAGCTCGGGTTGCTGAACCGAGAAGTCGCGGTCGGTACAGGCATAGAAAAACGGTTTGATGGGCGTATCGAGAAACATCGAAATCGCGCCGTTCATAGTGATCATCGGAACGTCACTGAAAGCCTCCAGCGGGAACCCCGCTGCTGATCTGCCAGAGGCGACAATAAATACCGGACCTGAGCGGATGTTCCGGCATTTCTCGAAATTGCTGACGCTCAAGGGGTGTTCATGGGGACGTGTTACTGCAGTGGCGCCCATAGGTCAGGTCCTTACACATCTGGCATCAACGAAAGCCGCATGCTGTCGACTTGTAAATTATTGTTAAAAAGTTGACCTGCCAGGCCGGGCCAAGGTTCCTGCGAATGTGCAAGAAGAGGCTTAATCTCGCCGTCAGATAGTGGCTTTGTGCTCATGCTTTGAAGTCAGTAAACTCCCCAGCTTTTCAGGCGCGGCCAGACGTGAGTGGGTTGCCCGTTCAAGGGAACCGTTTTGAGCAAGATCAAGTTCGACGTAGATGCCGTTTATTGCATTTCCATCAAAGAGCGAAACGACCGGCGCGAGTTGTTCCGGCAGACCGTTGGCAGCCTGATCCAGAATCAGGTGATCTTTCACGTTGTCGAGCGTAGTGATGATCCGGTCCGGGGCTGTTATGAGTCCCACCAGGCCTTGGCACGCCAGGCATTGGCAGAAGGCTTGCAGCGCGTGCTGATCTTCGAGGATGACGTACAGGCCTATGCACTGAAGGCGGCGCCTATCCGTTGGGTCAACCGCTTCATCCGCACGCGTAATTTCCAAGCGCTGCACCTGGGGTACAGCATGGGCAGAACCTGGCTGACCTGGTTCCCCTACATTGCCCGTGGCCGGGTGGTGGCGCTGCATGCTTACATTTTGTCGCCTGCAGGCTGCCGGATCCTGGCGGAAACGCCGTACGACGGCACGCCGGTGGATGTGCTGTTCAAGCAGCGGATCAAACAGCACTGCGTGTTCCCCATGCTATTCCGCCAGCATGCGGCGTCAGCGACGGGCAGCGATATCGAAACGCTGGTCAGGAATGAAGACGAGTTCTGGCAACGCAACTGGGACAAGCATCGCATTTCGCCGCTGAAGAACTTCTGGCGTACGCTGTTTCGAGTGCGTTTCTGAGGTAACGGGCTAGAGTGGTGAAGGTACCGGCGGCAAGGATGTCGCTGCGCTTTTAATACTCAGGGTTCGAGATGAATGACCATAAGACCTTTCGCACGCTTCAGTCATTGAAGCGCGCATTGCTGGGCGCTTTGGCAGCGCTCAGCTTCGTTTTGATACCGCTTGTGTGGGTGCCGCTGATTGTCGGTGACTGGTTGCTGGACAAGCTCAGGCGTCGCAGATGAAACCTGCCTTTGTTCCCAGACATAAAAAACCGCGCACTGCGCGGTTTTTTGTTTGGTGGGCCCCAGAGTGCAATGCCCCTCGGCCCCACAGGGCCCACAGCAGGCCTGGGCGCGGCCCCGATTGCATCGCCCCGGAGCTTTGCACTTTTTCGCGACGCAAAGCGCGTCGGCGGGAGGGGGATCTTCTTCGTAGTTGAGGCCGTGTTTCCCGATGACTAGCGCACCCTGGATAGTGTGTACCTGGTGGTGCCTGATCAACGGATCGAAGGGAAGGGGACCTATGTCGGTCAGGGGCGGTTCGTCTGTACCAGGATGAATTAATTAGTGTGTATCGTGTGTATATATTTGTTGCCCGGACCTGTAGTCGTGTGTAATGTACACACGAAATGGCGCGAAGCGGCAGCATGCGAAGTAGAGAAATAATCGCGCTACTTGAGGAGGATGGATGGCAAGAGGTAGGTGTGAGAGGTAGTCACCACCACTTCAAGCATCCAACCAAACCCGGCAGGGTGACGGTCCCACATCCCAAGAGCGATATACCAAAAGGGACGTTGAACAACATACTGAAAACCGCTGGCCTCAAGTGAGGCCTGCAAGTTTGCACGCCCCTCCTTGAGGAAGGGTTGAGAACAGGAGCGCTCATGAAATTTCCAGTCGTCATTCATAAAGACCCAGATTCAGACTACGGCGTGACGGTGCCGGATGTCGCGGGCTGCTTTTCTTCAGGTGCAACCGTTGACGAAGCGCTGGACAACGTCCAGGAGGCTTTGGCCCTGCACTTCGAATCACTAGTTGCCGATGAAGAGCCATTGCCTCAAAGCCAAGCTATCGATGCTCATTTGAGCAATCCCGATTATGCGGGTGGCGTGTGGGCCGTCGTTGATTTCGATGTGACCCCATACCTGGGCAAGTCGGTACGGTTCAATGCGTCTCTGCCGGAGTTTCTGCTGCAGCGCATCGACAACTATGTGAAGAATCATCCAGAACAGAAAAGCCGTTCGGGCTTCTTGGCGTCTGCAGCGCTGCGCGTGCTGCAAGAAGCATCCCCCGACATCAGAGCGTGAACAACAAACCCGCCGGACTGGCGGGTTTGTTGTTGCTGGACTAAAGCGTTATCGGTTTGAGCTGTCCCTCCAGTGTACCGGCCTTTGCCCCCGCACTGGCAATGGCACCTGTGGACGCTTTGTGGGCACATGAAGCCGAGAGATGACCTAACTGAAGTGAAAACAGCAGTGTCAGAAACGACAAAAGCCGCGCAGTGCGCGGCTTTGAAGATGGTGGGCCCAGCAGGACTCGAACCTGCGACCAAGGGATTATGAGTCCCCTGCTCTAACCAACTGAGCTATAGGCCCCAGTGGACGCGGATTATAACGAGGGATTCCAGGCTGTGCCATCCGAAAGATCTGAAAGAGCTATGCGAAGGAAGGTCTTGGCGAATTCTTCAGCCGGCAGCGGCAGGCTGACGATGTAGCCCTGGATCTGTTCGCAACCTTCGGCGGCGAGGAACTGCTGCTGGGCCTGGCTTTCCACCCCTTCGGCAATGATGGTCAGTTGCATGCTGCGGCCCAGGGCGATGATGGCGCGGGCAATCGCCGCGTCGTGGGGATCGTCCGGCAGGCCGCGGATGAACGACTGGTCGATCTTGAGGATGTCCAGCGGCAGGCGCTTGAGGTAGCTAAGCGACGAGTAGCCGGTGCCGAAGTCGTCGATCGCCAATTGCACACCCAGGTGCTTGAGCTGATGAAGAATGGCCAGGGCCTCTTCAGCCTGGCTCATGATGAAGTTCTCGGTGATTTCCAACTGCAGGTCGCCAGCCTTGAGCTGGTGGGTCTTGAGCAGCTGTTCGATGCGCTTGACCAGGCTTGGCTGGCGCAGCTGGGCGCCGGCCAGGTTGACCGATAGCGGGCCGAATGCCAGGTAGCTGCGCTTCCAGTCCTGCATTTGCCGGCAGGCCTGCTCCAGCACCCAGTCACCCAGTTGCAGGATCATGCCGTTCTCTTCAGCCAGCGGTATGAAGTGCTCTGGCGGGACGTCGCCGAACCCAGGGTGGGTCCAGCGGATCAGTGCCTCGGCGCCGACCAGGCTCTGGGTCTTGAGGCTGAACTTGGGTTGGTAGCACAGGCTCAGTTCATTGCGTTCGATGGCCCGGCGCAGTTCGTGCTCCAGGGCAATGCGTTCGCTGGCCTGCGCAGTCAGGTCGCGGGTGTAGGACTCAACCCGGTTGCGTCCCTTGGCCTTGGATCGGTACATGGCCGCATCGGCGTTGCGAATCAGCGAGGCGACGTCGGTGCCGTCTTGTGGATAAAGACTGGTGCCGATGCTGGCGCTGGTGAAGAACTCATGTTCGCCGGCCTGGAACGGCGCACCGAAGCAGGCCAGCAGCTTGTGTGCGATGTGCTCGGCATCACTTGGCTGGTGCAGGCCGGGCAGCAGGATGATGAACTCGTCGCCGCCCAGGCGCGCGACCGTGTCGATGTCACGCACTTGCTCCTTGAGCCGTTGGGCAATGCCTTTGAGCAACAGGTCGCCGACCGGATGGCCGAGGCTGTCGTTGATGTGCTTGAAGCGATCAAGGTCGAGAAACAGCACCGCGCCTTGACGCTTCGAGGCCTGGGCACAGTTGAGCGCGGCCTGCAGGCGGCTTTCGAACAGGGTGCGGTTGGGCAGGCCGGTGAGCGGGTCGTGATGGGCCTGATAGTCGAGCTTGGCCTGGGCATGCTTGAGGCTGGAGATGTCGGCGAACACGGCAACAAAGTGCGTAATGACCCGCTCGCTGTTGCGCACGGCGCTGATGGTCAGCCAGCTGGGATAAATTTCGCCGTTCTTGCGCCGGTTGTGGATTTCGCCCTGCCAATGGCCTTCGGCAGTCAGTTGGTGCCACATGGCCACATAGAAGGCGCTGTCGTGCTGGCCGGAGGCGAGCAGCCGCGGAGTCTGGCCCAGGGCTTCAAATTCGCTGTAGCCGGTGATCTCGCTGAAGGCGCGGTTGACCGCACTGATGCGCTGGTCGGTGTCGGTGATCAACACGCCTTCGGCGGTGTTCTCGAATACCGTGGCAGCCAGTTGCAGCTTTTCTTGCATCAGGTGGCGTTCGGTGATGTCGCGGGCGATGGTCAGCATGCAATCGACGCCGGCAATCGGCAGCGGCCTGGCCGATAGTTCGCAAAGGCGGATCTGGCCGTCGCTGCGGCGGATATGACAACTGAAGTCGCGCACAAAGCCGTCGCGCTGAATCATCTCCAGCAGCCGGCGACGCTCGTTGAGGTCAACCCAGATGCCCAGGTCCAGCGATGTGTGGTCCAGCGACATGTGGGTGTCGTAGCCGGTCAGGCGGCAGAAGCCTTCGTTCACTTCGATCAGCAGGCCGTCGCTCTGGCGCGATAGCAGCAAGCCGTCAGGGGAGGCATGGAACGCCTTGGCGAACTTCT carries:
- the pqqF gene encoding pyrroloquinoline quinone biosynthesis protein PqqF, with the protein product MPSALHILTLANGLQVTLRHAPQLKRCAAAVRVQAGSHDAPRAWPGLAHFLEHLFFLGNQRFALEDGLMRYVQHYGGQVNASTRERNTEFFFEVPPAAFAGSLERLCQMLAHPQFDLERQVREREVIHAEFIAWSRNPQAQRQFALLQAAGSEHPLSAFQAGNRYSLQVQSPAFQAALRDFHQRFYQAGQITLSLSGPQSLDELQALACRFGQVFNSGTKVQQSLPPSFHSRAPLLMCSERQLDVLYPCDQLPPGVEQAIDFLATWLSDARPGGLPATLRERNWLAQLEFSSLYSFAGQTLLHAGLTLKDAAQAEQVQALLSDWLAFFRAADVSRINQQYARLQQCREQRASALELARRDSAGQPFAALDKQGLTALGLLLARMLDGQTQTPGEPWRLPAANPLLNVELQAVAPTAVPQGLTLSPLLPPVCQHGVIYLRWQLTSALRERLWQVLDRALQTLREQAAQAGVQVQFSACDKYWQLRCAGNGAVVVAVVEQALAILRLPASQSWTPGAAEQNDAMPIRALLRQLAEQVLGRIDEPLPACTISQSDLDALWKYSIWNGLSTGFSAAEQSALNQALGKVPGRAGRHLPARIEAVRRWQTLPPVASEHALLLFCPVEDQATGRLLAQQLQGPFYQRLRVELNLGYAVFSAFRQIEGCNGLLLGVQSPSASHAEIVRHIHTVLDALPATLSCNTADKQALAAQFDEQAMTNNDVAEWAWQAHLAGHRQPLLSDLQAAILAVDTPQLQHLARQTSQAEHGWLCLANGPRPSETWH
- a CDS encoding carbon-nitrogen hydrolase family protein, whose amino-acid sequence is MRIALFQGEPQPLDIPGNLERLHQQAQLAAARGAELLVCPEMFLSGYNIGSEAVARLAEAEDGPSAMAVVEIAQSNRIAIAYGYPELADDGQIFNSVQLIDAHGSSLCNYRKTHLFGGLDRAMFSPGPDHFPVVELNGWRLGFLICYDIEFPENARRLALAGAELILVPTANMVPFDFIAQVTVRARAYENQCYLAYANYCGSEDEIHYCGQSSIVGPDGSILAMAGRDTALLSADLDLQRVQQGRANNPYLHDLRPELYSTPRQ
- a CDS encoding flavin monoamine oxidase family protein — translated: MNKNNRHPADGKKPITIFGPDFPFAFDDWIEHPAGLGSIPAERHGEEVAIVGAGIAGLVAAYELMKLGLKPVVYEASKMGGRLRSQAFEGTDGIIAELGGMRFPVSSTAFYHYVDKLGLETKPFPNPLTPASGSTVIDLEGQTHYAEKLSDLPKLFQEVADAWADALEDGARFGDIQQAIRDRDVPRLKELWNTLVPLWDDRTFYDFVATSKAFAKLSFLHREVFGQVGFGTGGWDSDFPNSMLEIFRVVMTNCDDHQHLVVGGVEQVPLGIWRHVPERCAHWPAGTSLSALHRGAPRPGVKSIARDSDGRLAVTDNWGDTRHYAAVLTTCQSWLLTTQIECEESLFSQKMWMALDRTRYMQSSKTFVMVDRPFWKDKDPQTGRDLMSMTLTDRLTRGTYLFDNGDDKPGVICLSYSWMSDALKMLPHPVEKRVKLALDALKKIYPKVDIAGHIIGDPITVSWEADPHFLGAFKGALPGHYRYNQRMYAHFMQQDLPAEQRGIFIAGDDVSWTPAWVEGAVQTSLNAVWGIMNHFGGQTHPDNPGPGDVFNEIGPIALAD
- a CDS encoding helix-turn-helix domain-containing protein, encoding MKRDIFSELNEGFDALAQERQSKLTLRSHKVQLAELMEVSAEELVAIRERLNMSRAVFAMYLRTNARTLENWEQGRARPNAQAMTLIRLVEKFPETVEHLAALT
- a CDS encoding toxin gives rise to the protein MDDEALRSLQLILLLNPQAGSVIQGTGGLRKIRFADGLRHKGKRGGIRVIYYWWNNGQQFWLLTLYGKDQQDDLSPVQRQSLKQMLDLEIEART
- a CDS encoding Lrp/AsnC family transcriptional regulator, yielding MSDSRPVALDEIDRQLISLLQINARESVATLARQLGIARTTVTSRLARLEKTKVISGYGVRLGQRLIDGGLQAYVGIKVQPRSGKDVVRRLSAMGQVQQLCAVSGEFDYVAWLRSDSPEQLDQLLDQIGSVEGVEKTTTSIILSSKVDRGQPV
- the panB gene encoding 3-methyl-2-oxobutanoate hydroxymethyltransferase, coding for MSSHVRVNRLSVPAIQQRKGAGNLVVLTAYSMPMARWVDAEADVIIVGDSLGMVLYGMPSTLGVTLEMMIAHGQAVMRGSERACVVIDLPFGSYQASPEQAFLSAARLLRETAAQGVKLEGGEEMAETVEFLTRRGIPVMAHVGLMPQQVNCLGGFKAQGRDDQSAAKVRRDALAMQAAGAFSVVLEGIAEPLARRLSEELAIPTIGIGASPACDGQVLVTEDLLGLFGEYQPRFVKRFADLQPQIAHALAAYAREVRDGSFPQAEHCFKPR
- a CDS encoding AraC family transcriptional regulator, translating into MPPTRQTSEVPPLPDFQQLPDPVYRRMFAIPAGHRVQMHSHPWVQFTYASAGIMQVLTEQHSYLLPPQCALWIPAGIEHTAYSDQAIEFRGLYLDDSLLNGYQRPCGVLQVTPLVRELIDKASRFAPEYPAQGAQARLLQVLVDELRELPEAPFGLPLPSDPRLRRITEALQANPADNRSVEDWARLVGASRRTLVRLFQAQTQLSFREWRQRLRLLAALPMLAQGMSVTTLSNELGYDSVSAFIALFQRHYGVTPGIYGARLCAPNQLPWDNQPRTMAVTSSSDL
- a CDS encoding lipopolysaccharide biosynthesis protein, with product MSVSNFEKCRNIRSGPVFIVASGRSAAGFPLEAFSDVPMITMNGAISMFLDTPIKPFFYACTDRDFSVQQPELFAQAMLRSERVALWQDHFAGAHVATEAELYFLKKAPKPKLTDFLSRNNQDLVRNRSFLGCRRKSLGFSKNLQHGFFDARTVAYLALQIAYHAGFNRVFLVGVDLDQNLGRFYESPGTTASPCGLDQHFESRILPSFQLVADSVISKDFAVYNLSATSRIPRNLIAYKSLEEVTAMVRG
- a CDS encoding type II toxin-antitoxin system HicA family toxin — encoded protein: MRSREIIALLEEDGWQEVGVRGSHHHFKHPTKPGRVTVPHPKSDIPKGTLNNILKTAGLK